A single region of the Hyphomonas adhaerens MHS-3 genome encodes:
- a CDS encoding DHA2 family efflux MFS transporter permease subunit, with protein MVNAIRKKASSELALNIGFFAMVIGMFMAILDIQIVASSISEIQAGVSASHEEIAWIQTGYLVAEVVGIPLSGFLNRAFGIRKLFMMSAAGFVISSVLCAMSWDLDSLIFFRIVQGFSGAAMVPTTMAASFTLFPAGRSMTQQVMIGMVATLAPSIGPTLGGWITQHMSWHWLFLVNVVPGIAALTLVFLFVPKQKGERALLRRLDVTALVAMALFLGLFEWIIDEGPGDSWFQSSAIVKASIVCAVAAVIFFRRALTSDVPLVDLRVFKDRNFASGALIGSVMGFGLYGSVFILPLYLAQVRGYSSLQIGEVMSVAGFAMFVGGPLAGAMTRRYDPRFVVAVGLSLAAIGTWLNGHLTAQSGFNELFWPQALRGAGLILTMVPTTNLALGTLPPDRVANASGLFTVCRNLGGAIGIAILTTLMIGYNQLHQQQIADGLSLARPEVQSFLSNMTARMQAAGVADPEGTALAQLVARTKMEAAVMTYNNLFLTMSVSFALVLLVVIMLDKPKAAAPAAAH; from the coding sequence ATGGTCAACGCAATCCGCAAGAAAGCCTCTTCGGAGCTTGCCCTCAACATCGGCTTCTTTGCCATGGTGATCGGCATGTTCATGGCAATTCTGGATATCCAGATTGTTGCCAGTTCCATTTCGGAGATTCAGGCAGGCGTATCGGCCAGCCATGAAGAAATCGCCTGGATCCAGACCGGCTATCTTGTGGCCGAAGTCGTGGGCATTCCCTTGTCGGGCTTTCTCAACCGGGCCTTTGGCATCCGCAAACTGTTCATGATGTCTGCGGCGGGCTTCGTCATATCCAGCGTCCTGTGCGCCATGTCCTGGGATCTGGATTCCCTGATCTTCTTCCGCATCGTCCAGGGCTTCAGCGGCGCTGCCATGGTGCCGACCACAATGGCGGCCAGCTTCACGCTGTTCCCGGCCGGCCGGTCGATGACGCAACAGGTGATGATCGGCATGGTGGCGACGCTTGCGCCATCCATCGGTCCGACGCTGGGCGGCTGGATCACGCAGCATATGTCCTGGCACTGGCTGTTCCTGGTCAACGTCGTGCCGGGTATCGCCGCACTCACGCTCGTCTTCCTGTTCGTTCCGAAACAGAAAGGGGAACGCGCGCTGCTGCGCCGGCTGGATGTCACCGCTCTTGTTGCCATGGCCCTGTTCCTTGGCCTGTTCGAGTGGATCATCGACGAAGGGCCGGGCGACAGCTGGTTCCAGAGCTCTGCGATTGTCAAAGCGTCCATCGTCTGTGCGGTGGCGGCGGTCATCTTCTTCCGCCGTGCCCTGACATCTGACGTGCCGCTGGTGGACCTGCGCGTGTTCAAAGACCGGAACTTCGCCTCCGGCGCGCTGATTGGTTCGGTGATGGGGTTCGGCCTGTATGGATCGGTCTTCATCCTGCCGCTGTATCTGGCGCAGGTGCGCGGCTATTCTTCCCTGCAGATCGGTGAGGTGATGAGCGTTGCCGGTTTCGCCATGTTCGTCGGCGGGCCGCTGGCCGGGGCAATGACGAGACGATACGATCCGCGCTTTGTCGTTGCGGTGGGCCTGTCACTGGCCGCAATCGGGACATGGCTGAACGGGCACCTGACCGCCCAGTCCGGATTCAACGAATTGTTCTGGCCGCAGGCCCTGCGCGGCGCGGGCCTGATCCTGACCATGGTGCCGACGACCAACCTTGCGCTTGGGACCTTGCCGCCGGACCGGGTCGCCAACGCATCCGGTCTCTTCACGGTCTGCCGGAACCTTGGCGGGGCGATCGGGATTGCGATCCTGACAACATTGATGATCGGCTACAACCAGCTGCACCAGCAGCAGATCGCCGACGGTCTTTCCCTGGCCCGGCCGGAGGTACAGTCTTTCCTGTCGAACATGACGGCCCGCATGCAAGCCGCCGGCGTGGCAGACCCGGAAGGCACGGCGCTGGCGCAGCTGGTCGCCCGTACGAAGATGGAAGCCGCCGTGATGACCTATAACAATCTGTTCCTGACCATGTCTGTCTCGTTCGCCCTGGTCCTGCTGGTCGTGATCATGCTGGACAAACCGAAGGCGGCTGCACCGGCGGCGGCGCACTGA
- a CDS encoding HlyD family secretion protein, with translation MAVQPFKRDSSQPASAPPPNVAEAPAKMPEPASDPASDPAPANDAPAARKPAPKGQGLVAKFKADPRKYILSGAGLLLALFVGYQGIHWLVAGRYEISTDNAYIRADIATIAPKVQGYVEQVHVTDNQAVKQGDLLVTLEVADYATRVSEAAAALQQSVAAQAQARSGVAAAEANLQTAAAQISAQRDRLAQAKASAAAAQADATLAAHDFERYTELADKGHYPRASLDAAATKEQSARATLDQWNAGITTAQSELTVAQANYHRAQEDLESAKAAVAGADAQVDAAKARVDAAKLDATRTELRAPFDGVVANRVVAQGQLLSPGQQTMSIVPVSQSYIIANFKETQVERMRPGQEVDIHVDAYPDMKVTGTLDSIAPATGGQFSLIPMDTATGNFTKIVQRVPVRVKISEEALATGRMRPGMSVEAVVIAKGVDG, from the coding sequence ATGGCTGTACAACCGTTCAAGCGCGACTCCTCCCAGCCCGCTTCCGCGCCCCCTCCCAACGTGGCAGAGGCGCCGGCCAAAATGCCGGAACCGGCCTCTGACCCGGCCTCCGATCCGGCGCCTGCGAACGATGCGCCCGCCGCCCGCAAACCCGCCCCGAAAGGGCAGGGCCTGGTGGCGAAGTTCAAGGCGGACCCGCGGAAATACATTCTTTCCGGCGCCGGCCTGCTGCTGGCCCTGTTCGTCGGGTATCAGGGCATTCACTGGCTGGTCGCGGGCCGCTACGAGATCTCGACCGACAATGCCTATATCCGCGCCGACATCGCGACCATCGCCCCGAAAGTGCAGGGCTATGTCGAACAAGTCCACGTGACGGACAATCAGGCCGTCAAGCAGGGTGACCTTCTGGTGACGCTGGAAGTGGCGGACTATGCCACCCGCGTCTCCGAAGCGGCCGCTGCCCTTCAGCAATCGGTTGCCGCGCAGGCGCAGGCCCGGTCCGGTGTCGCTGCCGCCGAAGCCAATCTGCAGACAGCCGCCGCCCAGATTTCCGCCCAGCGCGACCGTCTGGCCCAGGCCAAGGCAAGCGCCGCGGCCGCACAGGCCGACGCTACGCTCGCCGCCCATGACTTTGAGCGGTATACGGAGCTTGCCGACAAGGGGCATTACCCGAGAGCCAGCCTCGATGCGGCGGCCACAAAGGAACAGTCTGCCCGTGCAACGCTGGACCAGTGGAATGCCGGCATCACGACCGCGCAGAGCGAACTGACCGTTGCCCAGGCAAACTATCATCGTGCGCAGGAAGACCTGGAGTCCGCCAAGGCCGCGGTTGCCGGGGCCGACGCGCAGGTCGACGCGGCAAAAGCGCGGGTCGATGCAGCAAAGCTCGATGCGACCCGCACCGAATTGCGCGCGCCCTTTGACGGGGTCGTTGCCAACCGCGTCGTTGCTCAGGGCCAGTTGCTGAGCCCCGGCCAGCAGACCATGTCCATCGTGCCGGTGTCGCAATCCTACATCATCGCCAACTTCAAGGAGACGCAGGTCGAGCGCATGCGCCCCGGCCAGGAAGTGGACATCCATGTCGATGCGTATCCGGACATGAAAGTGACCGGCACGCTGGACTCGATTGCCCCGGCGACGGGCGGCCAGTTCAGCCTGATCCCCATGGACACGGCGACCGGCAACTTCACGAAGATTGTCCAGCGCGTGCCTGTGCGCGTGAAGATTTCGGAAGAGGCGCTGGCGACGGGCCGGATGCGTCCCGGCATGTCAGTCGAGGCAGTCGTGATCGCGAAAGGCGTGGACGGCTAA
- a CDS encoding TetR/AcrR family transcriptional regulator has product MNGIHKSKTPAPPAAKAADGASRAEMRRAAFLEAAQDVFLEQGFEAANMSEIVRRAGGSLATLYSQFGDKEGIFLAMLETRMKAVTATLEVELQAHTPVEEGLRRIGEQFAGKLVQPNSLELYRLIVGMAKKYPHIADTFMELGPNKVRAGLAAYLQDRADAGEIPQLDKYETLGSLFLDMVRSPLQSRALLDSNVRPSEDDVRTSVDRAVDMFLYGLSGKH; this is encoded by the coding sequence ATGAACGGTATTCACAAGTCCAAGACCCCCGCCCCGCCCGCCGCAAAGGCGGCCGACGGCGCTTCGCGCGCGGAAATGCGGCGAGCGGCCTTCCTCGAAGCGGCGCAGGATGTCTTTCTGGAACAAGGCTTTGAGGCAGCCAACATGTCGGAAATCGTCCGGCGTGCAGGCGGGTCTCTGGCGACGCTGTACTCTCAGTTTGGCGACAAGGAAGGCATCTTCCTCGCCATGCTGGAAACCCGCATGAAAGCCGTTACGGCGACGCTTGAGGTCGAACTCCAGGCCCACACGCCGGTTGAAGAAGGCCTGCGCCGCATCGGTGAGCAGTTCGCCGGGAAGCTGGTGCAGCCCAACTCGCTGGAACTCTACCGGCTGATCGTCGGCATGGCGAAGAAATACCCCCATATCGCGGACACCTTCATGGAGCTTGGGCCCAACAAGGTGCGCGCCGGGCTCGCAGCCTACCTGCAGGACCGGGCCGATGCGGGCGAGATACCGCAATTGGACAAATATGAGACGCTTGGCTCGCTCTTCCTCGACATGGTGCGCTCGCCCCTGCAAAGCCGGGCCCTGCTGGACTCGAATGTGCGCCCGTCGGAAGACGATGTCCGCACCAGCGTCGACCGGGCCGTCGACATGTTCCTCTACGGCCTTTCTGGAAAACACTGA
- a CDS encoding EstA family serine hydrolase produces the protein MPDGNVGGMVDDKFAAVREQFEKNLSDGTDIGASFCVTRDGETVVDLWGGWADEERTRPWQEDTIVNVYSTTKTMTALTALWLADQGKLDFDAPVAEYWPEFAANGKEAVKVSHLMSHSAGLSGWADPLDKRVLYDWEQATNLLAAQAPLWEPGTASGYHALTQGYLVGEVIRRIDGRTVGNVFREEFAEPLGADFHIGLPASEDHRVAHLKPPPGAGLSGAAQSEIQRVAFENPGIDVSETRTRAWRGAEIPAAGGTGNARSIATVQAILANGGVMNGKRFLSEAGCRKALECQVDGTDMVLGIPVRFGLGYGLSGPMSPALNDQSMFWGGYGGSIVLVDMENRMTIAYAMNRMEGTTTGDMRAITLAAQVWQAMAG, from the coding sequence ATGCCTGACGGGAACGTGGGCGGCATGGTGGACGACAAGTTCGCAGCCGTAAGAGAACAGTTCGAAAAAAACCTCAGCGACGGAACGGATATCGGCGCATCCTTCTGCGTCACCAGGGATGGCGAGACAGTTGTCGACCTCTGGGGCGGCTGGGCCGACGAAGAGCGCACACGCCCGTGGCAAGAGGATACGATCGTCAACGTCTATTCGACGACCAAGACGATGACGGCGCTGACGGCCCTCTGGCTGGCCGATCAGGGCAAGCTGGATTTCGATGCGCCGGTCGCCGAGTACTGGCCGGAATTTGCAGCCAACGGCAAGGAGGCGGTCAAGGTCAGCCACCTGATGAGCCACTCTGCCGGCCTGTCCGGCTGGGCGGACCCGCTCGACAAGCGCGTTCTGTACGACTGGGAGCAGGCAACAAACCTGCTCGCCGCACAGGCGCCCTTGTGGGAACCCGGCACAGCCTCCGGCTATCATGCGCTCACGCAAGGTTATCTGGTCGGCGAAGTGATCCGGCGGATCGACGGCCGCACCGTGGGCAACGTATTCCGGGAAGAGTTTGCCGAGCCGCTGGGCGCAGACTTCCATATCGGCCTTCCGGCCTCGGAGGATCACCGTGTGGCGCATCTGAAGCCGCCCCCGGGCGCCGGTCTCAGCGGCGCAGCACAATCGGAAATCCAGCGTGTGGCCTTCGAGAACCCGGGCATTGATGTGTCGGAAACGCGGACACGCGCCTGGCGCGGGGCCGAGATTCCGGCGGCCGGCGGCACAGGCAATGCCCGCTCCATCGCCACGGTCCAGGCAATCCTGGCGAATGGCGGCGTCATGAACGGCAAGCGTTTCCTGTCGGAAGCCGGGTGCCGCAAGGCGCTCGAATGCCAGGTGGACGGCACCGATATGGTACTGGGCATACCGGTGCGGTTCGGGCTCGGCTATGGCCTCTCCGGCCCGATGTCACCGGCCCTGAACGATCAGTCGATGTTCTGGGGCGGCTATGGCGGGTCGATTGTTCTCGTGGACATGGAGAACCGGATGACCATCGCTTACGCCATGAACCGGATGGAGGGCACCACCACGGGCGACATGCGCGCAATCACGCTCGCCGCCCAGGTCTGGCAGGCGATGGCGGGCTGA
- a CDS encoding PaaI family thioesterase, with amino-acid sequence MSCKMNPEEANTFLRQAFEGQSVRTEIVEMVEGRAVVRLRADKTNLRPGGYISGPTQMSLVDTASYFAVMTVTGLEPMAVTSSLNMSFLRPCIGDVVLADARIMKIGQTLAVMDVDVRVEGATKPSSHAVVTYALPRKETAA; translated from the coding sequence ATGTCCTGTAAAATGAATCCGGAGGAAGCCAACACATTCCTGCGCCAGGCCTTTGAAGGCCAGTCGGTGCGCACGGAAATCGTGGAAATGGTGGAAGGCCGCGCCGTGGTGCGACTAAGGGCCGACAAGACGAATCTGCGTCCTGGCGGTTATATCTCCGGGCCGACACAGATGTCGCTGGTCGACACGGCCTCCTATTTTGCCGTGATGACCGTTACCGGACTGGAGCCAATGGCCGTAACCAGCAGTCTCAATATGAGTTTCCTGCGTCCCTGCATCGGGGACGTCGTGCTGGCGGACGCCCGCATCATGAAGATCGGGCAGACCCTGGCGGTGATGGATGTGGACGTGCGCGTCGAGGGCGCGACCAAACCGTCCAGCCATGCCGTCGTCACCTACGCCCTGCCCCGGAAGGAAACGGCCGCTTGA
- a CDS encoding DUF423 domain-containing protein, translating into MNRLAAFAALIGFLGVAFGAFGAHALDGRLTAEGADWWHTATLYALPHAAAVMAIALSGRTGLLRSGGWFMAVGACIFAGTLYSMALGAPRWFGAITPIGGVSLLVGWALAAISSLRPSN; encoded by the coding sequence TTGAACCGGCTGGCGGCCTTCGCTGCGCTGATCGGCTTTCTCGGCGTCGCTTTCGGCGCCTTTGGCGCGCATGCGCTGGATGGCCGCCTGACAGCCGAAGGCGCCGACTGGTGGCACACGGCAACACTCTATGCCCTGCCGCATGCGGCGGCCGTGATGGCGATCGCCCTGTCCGGCCGTACGGGCCTTTTGCGCAGCGGCGGCTGGTTCATGGCGGTCGGCGCATGCATCTTTGCCGGCACACTTTACAGCATGGCCCTTGGCGCGCCCCGCTGGTTCGGCGCGATCACGCCGATTGGCGGCGTGTCCTTGCTGGTTGGTTGGGCATTGGCTGCGATCAGCAGCCTGAGACCGTCAAACTAG
- the pip gene encoding prolyl aminopeptidase, whose protein sequence is MNRRPPRRILYPRYEARRSGRLRVSDIHEIYWEESGNPNGVPVIALHGGPGGGSSPEMRRFFDPERYRVFLFDQRGCGRSTPHSELRENTTWDLVDDMEALRDHVGVNQWLVFGGSWGSTLSLAYGVTHPDRTLGLVLRGIFLVSKPEVQWFYQSGASRLFPDSYDRYIAPIPEDERDDLLMAFHRRLTGDDRQSRIEAARAWSRWEGETLSIKGPLTTPPRFNEDDFVDAFARIECHYFVNRGFFASDNWLLEQCAKKLKDIPGVIVHGRYDVVTPLSTAWALSKAWPKAELHIVPDAGHSSMEPGIVDKLIQATDHFAGVYGSKVRA, encoded by the coding sequence ATGAATAGACGCCCGCCACGCCGCATTTTATATCCCCGTTACGAGGCCCGGCGCTCCGGCCGGCTGCGGGTTTCAGATATTCATGAGATCTACTGGGAAGAATCAGGCAACCCGAATGGCGTGCCCGTGATCGCCCTTCATGGCGGCCCCGGAGGCGGCTCAAGCCCCGAAATGCGGCGGTTTTTCGACCCTGAGCGGTATCGCGTCTTCCTGTTCGACCAGCGCGGTTGTGGACGGTCCACACCACATTCCGAACTGCGTGAAAACACGACCTGGGACCTGGTGGACGATATGGAGGCACTGCGTGACCATGTTGGCGTCAATCAGTGGCTTGTGTTCGGCGGATCGTGGGGATCGACCCTTTCACTCGCCTATGGCGTGACTCATCCGGACCGGACTCTCGGATTAGTATTGCGCGGCATCTTCCTTGTGTCGAAACCGGAAGTGCAATGGTTTTACCAGAGCGGCGCCAGCCGCCTGTTCCCCGATTCCTACGATCGATACATTGCCCCGATCCCGGAGGATGAGCGCGACGATCTGTTGATGGCCTTCCATCGCCGCCTGACGGGCGATGACCGGCAAAGCCGGATCGAGGCCGCCCGGGCCTGGTCGCGCTGGGAGGGGGAAACCCTGTCCATCAAGGGGCCGCTGACCACGCCGCCGCGCTTCAATGAAGATGATTTCGTCGATGCCTTCGCCCGGATCGAGTGCCACTATTTCGTCAATCGCGGTTTCTTCGCCAGCGACAACTGGCTGCTGGAACAGTGCGCGAAAAAGCTGAAGGACATTCCGGGCGTGATTGTTCACGGCCGCTATGATGTCGTGACACCGCTGTCGACGGCCTGGGCCTTGTCGAAAGCCTGGCCGAAAGCTGAGCTTCACATCGTGCCGGATGCCGGCCACTCCTCGATGGAGCCCGGCATTGTCGACAAGCTGATTCAGGCAACGGATCATTTTGCCGGCGTCTACGGCTCGAAAGTCCGCGCCTGA
- a CDS encoding sodium-dependent transporter, translated as MATIARKADTWGSRFGFIMAAVGSSVGLGNFWRFPYTAGENGGGAFILIYIACVILIGLPVLMAEYGMGRKSGMSAVEGVESLARAESKSQRWGFVGWVGTITASFILSFYMVISAWLLAFVIQALKNGFAGMDASSSGTNFANVIGQGEHALASKWYMLALLALFIIANIAVVGRGVKGGIEKAASILMPAFFLILLVIVGFSLTRGNAGETFAFLFQPKWEDVGFKTFLEAVGQAFFSIGVGVGLMITYGAYLDRGTNIPRSSVIIAGSDTFVALIAGFAIFPIVFAAGLDPAGGPSLFFVSMPVALGNLGAVGYLMSILFFALALFAAFTSSISLLEVSVSWLEERQGVTRMGAAMGVGFMLWMIGAAYIFSTEYLDFMDFITGNVLLPLGGLLVAIFAGWVLSRDMLTSELGEGNIMNVWRFLMRWFVPAFVGFVLFFGFFDKIQDQYHVQLPGFLETLLGPNYELPPVE; from the coding sequence ATGGCAACAATCGCCCGCAAGGCAGACACATGGGGCTCACGCTTCGGGTTCATCATGGCTGCCGTTGGCTCTTCGGTCGGCCTCGGCAATTTCTGGCGGTTTCCATACACGGCTGGTGAAAACGGCGGTGGCGCGTTCATCCTGATCTACATCGCCTGCGTCATTCTGATTGGCCTGCCGGTGCTGATGGCCGAGTACGGCATGGGCCGGAAATCCGGCATGTCGGCCGTGGAGGGCGTTGAGTCCCTCGCGCGGGCGGAAAGCAAGAGCCAGCGCTGGGGCTTTGTCGGCTGGGTCGGCACGATTACGGCCTCCTTCATCCTGTCATTCTACATGGTGATCTCGGCGTGGCTGCTGGCCTTCGTGATCCAGGCCTTGAAGAACGGGTTCGCCGGCATGGACGCGTCCAGTTCGGGCACCAATTTCGCCAATGTCATCGGGCAGGGAGAGCATGCGCTCGCCTCCAAATGGTACATGCTGGCGCTGCTTGCCCTCTTTATCATTGCAAACATTGCGGTTGTCGGCCGGGGCGTGAAGGGCGGAATCGAGAAAGCCGCCAGCATCCTGATGCCGGCCTTCTTCCTGATCCTTCTGGTCATTGTCGGGTTTTCCCTGACGCGCGGCAATGCCGGGGAGACGTTCGCCTTCCTGTTCCAGCCCAAATGGGAGGATGTCGGCTTCAAGACCTTCCTTGAAGCGGTGGGCCAGGCCTTCTTCTCCATCGGGGTCGGCGTGGGCCTGATGATCACCTATGGCGCCTATCTTGACCGCGGCACGAATATTCCGCGATCCTCCGTGATCATTGCAGGATCGGACACATTTGTGGCGTTGATTGCAGGCTTTGCGATCTTCCCGATCGTGTTTGCTGCCGGGCTGGATCCGGCCGGCGGGCCGAGCCTCTTCTTCGTCTCGATGCCGGTGGCCCTCGGAAACCTCGGCGCGGTTGGCTACCTGATGTCGATCCTGTTCTTTGCGCTGGCCCTGTTTGCCGCGTTCACCTCTTCGATCTCGCTGCTTGAAGTCTCGGTTTCCTGGCTGGAAGAACGGCAGGGTGTGACCCGGATGGGCGCGGCCATGGGCGTCGGCTTCATGCTGTGGATGATCGGCGCGGCCTATATCTTCTCGACCGAATATCTCGACTTCATGGATTTCATCACCGGCAATGTCCTGCTTCCGCTGGGCGGTTTGCTGGTCGCGATCTTTGCCGGCTGGGTCCTGTCACGTGACATGCTGACCTCCGAGCTGGGCGAGGGGAACATCATGAATGTCTGGCGGTTCCTGATGCGCTGGTTCGTGCCGGCCTTTGTCGGGTTCGTCCTGTTCTTTGGCTTCTTCGACAAGATCCAGGACCAGTACCACGTCCAGTTGCCGGGTTTCCTGGAAACCCTGCTGGGCCCGAATTACGAGCTGCCGCCTGTGGAGTGA
- the rodA gene encoding rod shape-determining protein RodA has product MSRDGSFSGYSRGEARTRTARSLNFDGTSSGLLGKMARLPWGFILLIVAMALIGIAMLYSSTYTNPAEQHLWKLQLIRFVVCFGIMIALALLPLSWWMNLSWLAYAGTILLLLAVEFFGTTGGGAQRWLRIGPVAVQPSEFAKLAVTLALARYYHGMLGANGSRFLIHIGAAVIILIPAALVFLQPDLGTALAIIASGGVVVFLAGLSGRIILAGMTAAAAAVWPVYQFVLEPYQRGRVDTFLAQLFGSSGASTSLGESYQIEQAKIAIGAGGLNGKGWLQGIQSQQDYVPEQHTDFILTVIAEEFGFLGATAILVGFAILLGWSLYTAFQSASNFGRYAVAGATATVAFYVVFNVAMVLGLLPVVGMPLPLISYGGTAMLTAMSCFGLILSAYLHRDDKLNTTGLF; this is encoded by the coding sequence ATGAGTCGCGACGGCAGCTTCAGCGGCTACAGCCGGGGGGAAGCGCGCACGCGTACCGCCCGGTCGCTCAATTTTGACGGCACCTCTTCCGGCCTGCTTGGCAAGATGGCGCGGCTGCCCTGGGGGTTCATCCTGCTGATCGTCGCCATGGCGCTGATCGGCATCGCGATGCTCTATTCATCGACCTATACGAATCCGGCCGAGCAGCATCTCTGGAAGCTCCAGCTGATCCGTTTCGTCGTTTGCTTCGGCATCATGATCGCGCTGGCCCTGTTGCCGCTCTCCTGGTGGATGAACCTGTCCTGGCTGGCCTATGCGGGCACGATCCTTCTCCTGTTGGCGGTGGAGTTCTTCGGAACAACCGGTGGCGGGGCCCAGCGCTGGCTGAGGATCGGCCCCGTGGCGGTTCAGCCTTCGGAGTTTGCCAAGCTTGCCGTGACGCTGGCGCTGGCCCGGTATTACCACGGCATGCTGGGCGCGAATGGGTCCCGGTTCCTGATTCATATCGGTGCGGCAGTGATTATCCTGATCCCGGCCGCGCTCGTCTTTCTTCAGCCGGACCTTGGGACCGCACTTGCGATCATCGCATCCGGCGGCGTGGTCGTCTTCCTGGCGGGCCTGTCCGGCCGCATCATTCTGGCCGGGATGACCGCCGCGGCGGCCGCCGTCTGGCCGGTGTACCAGTTCGTGCTGGAACCCTATCAGCGGGGGCGGGTGGACACATTTCTCGCCCAGTTGTTCGGATCCAGCGGGGCGTCCACCTCATTGGGCGAAAGCTACCAGATCGAACAGGCCAAGATCGCCATCGGCGCAGGCGGGCTGAACGGGAAGGGCTGGCTGCAGGGCATCCAGTCCCAGCAGGACTATGTGCCCGAACAGCATACCGACTTCATCCTGACGGTGATCGCGGAGGAATTCGGCTTTCTCGGCGCGACGGCCATTCTGGTCGGCTTCGCGATCCTTCTCGGCTGGTCGCTCTACACAGCGTTCCAGTCCGCCAGCAATTTTGGCCGTTATGCCGTTGCGGGTGCGACGGCGACGGTCGCGTTTTATGTCGTGTTCAATGTGGCCATGGTGCTCGGCCTTCTGCCGGTGGTGGGCATGCCATTGCCTCTGATCTCATACGGTGGCACAGCCATGCTGACGGCGATGTCCTGTTTCGGCTTGATCCTTTCGGCCTATCTGCATCGCGACGACAAACTGAATACAACGGGGTTGTTCTGA